In the Candidatus Eremiobacteraceae bacterium genome, one interval contains:
- a CDS encoding zinc-ribbon domain-containing transport protein encodes MGLLNFLAWLVSGNASETVRAWTSDSIDVPPDAFGAATDAATPSAPSTPMWQQAKAQIASLSTIDPDFSEVAFLEQATKTYLAALQAENDMNPSELGDRATAHFTDQLAQCVTQWQSAGIVRHVSGVKLDSPMTFKVSVDGLQQLITVRFTGQATRYSQDEANRVVTDGSTQPALFTEFAVFVRPAGTTTPKAVGAGAPSHCPSCGAPVDPGVAVCPYCNTPLTGTGSYWQIDRLSASPYT; translated from the coding sequence ATGGGACTGCTCAATTTCCTAGCCTGGCTGGTCAGCGGCAATGCAAGCGAGACCGTACGTGCATGGACGAGCGATAGCATAGACGTCCCGCCCGATGCGTTCGGCGCTGCCACCGACGCGGCGACCCCATCGGCGCCGTCCACCCCCATGTGGCAGCAGGCCAAAGCGCAGATCGCCTCGCTGTCCACGATCGATCCGGATTTCTCAGAAGTCGCGTTTCTCGAGCAGGCGACCAAGACGTACCTTGCAGCACTGCAAGCCGAGAACGACATGAATCCCTCGGAGCTCGGCGATCGCGCGACGGCACATTTCACGGATCAGCTCGCGCAGTGCGTGACGCAGTGGCAAAGCGCCGGAATCGTGCGCCACGTGAGCGGCGTGAAATTGGATTCCCCGATGACGTTCAAGGTGTCGGTCGATGGGCTGCAACAGCTTATCACGGTCAGGTTCACCGGCCAGGCGACCCGTTACAGCCAGGACGAAGCGAACCGCGTCGTCACCGACGGATCCACCCAGCCTGCCTTGTTCACCGAGTTCGCGGTGTTCGTGCGCCCGGCGGGGACGACGACTCCGAAAGCCGTCGGCGCCGGCGCGCCATCGCACTGTCCGTCCTGCGGCGCGCCCGTTGACCCAGGCGTCGCGGTGTGCCCGTACTGCAACACGCCGCTGACCGGTACGGGATCGTACTGGCAGATCGACCGGCTTAGCGCGTCTCCCTACACCTAA
- a CDS encoding SRPBCC domain-containing protein: protein MIKNDTQQFVVDQTVRVEAPQEAVFELVSDPKQMKRWQPIHFFEARLGGKYKFAKGEWSAVGEIVEFDPPRSVAYTWDWENKPIGARTVVKIELTKDGTGTLVRLTHTGFVDAEWAQDHGKGWGYYLGRLKTVAEGGDPGPDSAPM, encoded by the coding sequence CAGCAATTCGTGGTGGATCAGACGGTTCGCGTCGAAGCTCCGCAAGAAGCAGTGTTCGAATTGGTGAGCGACCCGAAGCAGATGAAGCGCTGGCAGCCCATCCACTTTTTCGAAGCGCGCCTCGGCGGCAAGTACAAGTTCGCAAAGGGTGAGTGGTCCGCCGTGGGTGAGATCGTCGAGTTCGATCCGCCGCGCTCGGTGGCGTACACGTGGGATTGGGAGAACAAGCCGATCGGCGCGCGCACGGTCGTCAAGATCGAGCTGACAAAAGACGGCACGGGCACGCTCGTCCGCCTCACGCACACGGGCTTTGTCGATGCCGAGTGGGCGCAGGACCATGGCAAGGGCTGGGGCTACTACCTGGGCCGGCTCAAGACCGTCGCCGAGGGTGGCGATCCCGGTCCCGACAGCGCACCGATGTAG